One segment of Corynebacterium atrinae DNA contains the following:
- the pyrE gene encoding orotate phosphoribosyltransferase: MSRLEVNPIALAELAELVKELAIVHGKVTLSSGKEADYYVDLRRATLHYRASALIGRLLRELTEDWDYVAVGGLTLGADPVATAVMHSPGRDINAFVVRKEAKKHGMQRRVEGPDVVRKKVLVVEDTTTTGNSPLTAVAALREIGAEVVGVATVVDRATGAGDVIKAEGLEYRYLLGLDDLGLA, from the coding sequence ATGAGTCGACTCGAAGTTAATCCCATCGCCCTGGCAGAGCTCGCGGAACTGGTCAAGGAACTCGCCATCGTGCACGGAAAAGTCACGTTGTCCTCGGGCAAAGAGGCTGACTACTACGTGGATTTACGGCGGGCGACGCTGCATTATCGAGCTTCGGCGCTCATCGGACGGTTGTTGCGTGAGCTCACGGAGGATTGGGATTACGTGGCAGTCGGTGGGCTGACGCTGGGCGCTGACCCGGTGGCGACTGCGGTAATGCATTCCCCTGGCCGCGACATTAACGCGTTCGTTGTCCGCAAGGAGGCGAAGAAGCACGGCATGCAGCGGCGCGTCGAGGGGCCCGATGTGGTGAGGAAGAAGGTGCTGGTGGTGGAGGATACGACCACGACGGGCAATTCACCGCTCACCGCTGTCGCGGCGCTGCGGGAGATCGGCGCAGAGGTTGTCGGCGTCGCTACTGTCGTGGATCGGGCGACGGGCGCCGGTGACGTGATCAAGGCCGAGGGCCTGGAATACCGCTACCTTCTAGGCCTGGATGACCTTGGACTCGCCTAA